In Desulfobacterales bacterium, the following are encoded in one genomic region:
- the pta gene encoding phosphate acetyltransferase, translated as MATSLYIAAIAPGSGKSVVALGLMELLSRRIRRVGYFRPVVHSSKEPDNNIRLIKTRYNLELAYEEMFAYTHEEARNLVADGKDEGLLKGILKKFKELQRKCQFILCEGTDFTGVASAFEFEFNAEVANNLGAPILTLVNGRGKSADEAVDTVQVTRELFEEKGCTVLATIVNRVDRNAIAAIQDQIKKIGLEKDPIYILPEEPSLGKPTVGEITRSLGAHILQGDPKGLNREVHDLKIAAMNLPNFLDRIGDGDLIITPGDRADVVLACIASSVSETSPNIAGLMLSGGLTPEDPVQDLIKGLKNYSPIPVISVKTDTYDTAMNASVVRAALTPENDRKIAAALGVFESHIDTQQLEDRIEVVRSNRVTPIMFEYELIERAKDNRRHIVMPEGEEERILRAGEIILRRGVAELTLLGNPEEITNKIGTLGLNLKGVKIIDPHTSDHLKDFAKTYFELRRHKGVTEKMAADSVTGVNFFGTLMVYHNLADGMVSGSIHTTAETILPALQIIRTQPGFSVVSSVFLMCLADRVLVYGDCAVNPDPNAEQLAEIAISSAETAAIYGIEPRVAMCSYSTGESGKGKDVDKVRQATQIVKERLPNLKIEGPIQYDAAVDAGVARTKLPKSEVAGTATVFIFPDLNTGNNLYKAVQRSANAVAIGPILQGLNKPVNDLSRGCTIPDIVNTVAITAIQAQNIA; from the coding sequence ATGGCAACCAGTCTATATATCGCCGCCATAGCACCGGGCAGCGGCAAATCGGTTGTGGCCCTCGGTCTGATGGAGTTGCTTTCCAGACGCATTCGCCGAGTCGGCTATTTCCGGCCCGTGGTGCATTCGAGCAAAGAACCGGATAACAATATCCGTTTAATTAAGACACGTTATAATTTAGAGCTCGCTTATGAAGAGATGTTTGCCTATACACACGAAGAGGCGCGAAATCTTGTTGCGGATGGAAAAGACGAAGGCCTTTTAAAGGGCATTTTGAAAAAATTCAAAGAGTTGCAGCGCAAATGCCAATTTATTCTATGCGAGGGCACAGATTTTACCGGTGTGGCGTCGGCGTTTGAGTTCGAATTTAACGCTGAAGTGGCCAATAATCTGGGAGCCCCGATCCTTACCCTTGTCAATGGGCGCGGTAAATCAGCAGATGAAGCTGTAGATACCGTCCAGGTAACCAGGGAATTGTTTGAAGAAAAAGGGTGTACGGTCCTGGCGACGATTGTTAACCGTGTGGATCGCAACGCCATTGCAGCGATCCAGGATCAAATCAAAAAAATAGGGCTGGAAAAGGATCCAATATACATATTGCCCGAAGAGCCCAGCCTTGGCAAACCAACGGTGGGGGAAATCACGCGCAGCCTCGGAGCACATATCCTGCAGGGTGACCCCAAGGGATTAAACCGGGAAGTGCATGATCTTAAAATCGCTGCCATGAATTTACCCAACTTTTTAGACCGCATTGGGGATGGGGATCTGATCATCACACCGGGCGACCGTGCTGATGTTGTCCTGGCTTGCATTGCCTCCAGTGTCTCCGAGACGTCGCCCAATATTGCCGGTTTGATGTTAAGCGGCGGACTGACACCTGAAGACCCCGTCCAGGACCTAATCAAAGGCTTGAAAAATTATTCTCCAATACCGGTGATCAGCGTTAAGACAGACACCTATGACACCGCCATGAATGCCAGCGTCGTGCGCGCGGCCCTGACACCTGAAAATGATCGCAAGATCGCTGCGGCCCTGGGTGTTTTTGAAAGCCATATTGATACCCAACAACTCGAAGACCGGATTGAAGTCGTGCGTTCCAACCGGGTCACGCCGATTATGTTCGAATATGAACTGATTGAACGTGCCAAGGACAACCGGCGTCACATTGTCATGCCGGAAGGTGAAGAGGAACGTATATTACGCGCCGGCGAAATCATTTTGCGGCGCGGGGTCGCCGAACTCACGTTGCTGGGCAATCCGGAGGAAATTACAAACAAAATCGGAACGCTGGGTCTCAACCTGAAAGGGGTTAAGATAATTGACCCCCATACTTCCGACCACCTTAAGGATTTTGCCAAGACCTATTTCGAATTGCGCCGACACAAGGGCGTAACTGAAAAAATGGCTGCCGACTCAGTGACCGGTGTCAATTTTTTCGGTACCTTGATGGTGTACCATAATTTGGCTGATGGTATGGTGTCGGGGTCTATTCACACAACGGCGGAGACCATCCTGCCCGCCCTCCAGATTATCCGCACACAGCCAGGTTTTTCAGTTGTCTCCAGCGTGTTTCTGATGTGCCTGGCCGACCGTGTGCTGGTTTACGGTGATTGTGCGGTCAATCCGGACCCCAATGCTGAACAGCTGGCAGAAATCGCCATCAGCTCGGCTGAAACCGCTGCCATCTATGGAATCGAGCCGCGCGTTGCGATGTGCTCTTACTCCACCGGCGAATCCGGTAAAGGCAAAGATGTCGATAAAGTACGGCAGGCCACCCAGATCGTTAAAGAACGTCTGCCAAATTTGAAGATTGAAGGACCGATTCAGTACGATGCCGCCGTGGACGCGGGAGTTGCCAGGACCAAACTTCCCAAAAGCGAGGTGGCCGGTACAGCCACTGTCTTTATTTTCCCGGATTTAAATACCGGCAATAACTTGTATAAGGCCGTGCAACGATCTGCCAATGCCGTGGCCATTGGCCCCATTCTGCAAGGATTGAACAAACCGGTCAACGATTTGAGCCGAGGCTGCACAATACCCGATATCGTCAATACCGTCGCTATTACCGCTATTCAGGCTCAAAATATCGCGTAA
- a CDS encoding NAD(P)/FAD-dependent oxidoreductase has translation METSAKNAYDVIVIGAGHNGLTAAAYLAKQGRKVLVLERRSTIGGLAAGEEFHAGYHTDGVLHDSGQVRAQMIKRLDLKTHGLEIRPGRPSFLALDPEDRGILIGHKERQTAKEIGFYSPQDAGQYRLYRRFIRHVAGVMNRIFDELPPDMNASDKRALWALFKTGFALRRLGKTTMMDLMRIAPMCVADWLNEWFDNNRLKAALAGTGLSNSFAGPWSPGTAFNLLLWECSARYRIKGGPRSLIDALEKAVSSFGGDIRTDTTVSEIRVVQGQIKGVVLKDGEQIPTDIVAASCDPRHTFLELIAGNRVTNWQEQRLQHVRGTGTTAKVNLALNTQLAFQGRAGERIAFARTGHHLDHIEKAFDACKYGHLPADPILDIHIPTVSNPNLAPTGHSVVSILVYCVPYHLQPQWSHDQAEKLGDSVVTTLTQYAPGVRNAIVGREVLTPVDLEERYGLVQGHLLHGENALDQMLLRPSPECARYQTPIKGLYLCGSGSHPGGGITGGPGVLAASVIAQA, from the coding sequence ATGGAAACATCGGCAAAGAACGCCTACGACGTCATCGTCATTGGTGCCGGGCACAACGGTTTGACTGCCGCTGCTTACCTGGCCAAACAGGGCCGCAAGGTTCTGGTCCTTGAACGGCGCAGCACCATCGGCGGCTTGGCGGCGGGAGAGGAATTTCATGCCGGATATCACACAGACGGGGTATTGCACGACTCCGGCCAGGTTCGGGCCCAAATGATCAAACGTCTCGATTTAAAAACCCATGGTCTTGAAATCCGTCCGGGAAGACCGTCATTTCTGGCTTTAGACCCTGAGGACCGTGGCATACTTATTGGCCATAAGGAGCGCCAAACGGCCAAAGAAATCGGTTTTTACTCACCGCAAGATGCGGGTCAGTATCGTCTGTACCGCAGATTTATCAGACATGTTGCCGGTGTAATGAATCGCATCTTCGATGAGCTTCCGCCGGATATGAATGCTTCAGATAAACGAGCACTGTGGGCGCTTTTCAAAACCGGTTTTGCCCTGCGCCGGTTGGGCAAAACGACCATGATGGATTTAATGCGCATCGCACCCATGTGCGTCGCAGACTGGCTCAACGAATGGTTTGACAATAACCGCTTAAAGGCCGCTTTAGCGGGAACGGGTTTAAGCAACAGTTTCGCCGGCCCCTGGAGCCCCGGCACTGCCTTTAACCTGCTATTGTGGGAATGTAGCGCCCGATACCGCATAAAAGGCGGACCGCGGTCTCTGATTGACGCTCTTGAGAAAGCCGTCAGCTCTTTCGGGGGTGATATTCGAACCGACACCACAGTCAGCGAAATACGGGTTGTCCAAGGGCAAATTAAAGGGGTGGTGCTCAAAGATGGTGAGCAGATTCCAACCGATATTGTGGCGGCCTCATGCGATCCCCGACATACCTTTTTGGAACTGATAGCCGGCAATCGGGTTACAAACTGGCAAGAGCAGCGGTTGCAGCATGTTCGCGGTACCGGAACAACTGCTAAAGTAAATCTGGCATTAAATACCCAGCTGGCGTTTCAGGGCCGTGCCGGAGAAAGAATCGCCTTTGCCCGGACCGGCCACCACCTGGACCACATTGAAAAGGCCTTTGACGCTTGCAAGTACGGCCATTTGCCCGCCGATCCCATTCTGGACATTCATATCCCCACTGTGTCAAATCCGAATCTGGCCCCAACCGGACACAGCGTGGTTTCGATTTTGGTTTACTGCGTGCCCTATCATCTGCAACCGCAATGGAGCCATGACCAGGCTGAAAAATTAGGGGATAGCGTCGTGACAACCCTGACGCAATACGCTCCGGGGGTGCGCAATGCCATCGTGGGCCGAGAAGTATTGACTCCGGTTGACCTGGAGGAGCGCTACGGTCTGGTTCAAGGGCATCTTCTGCACGGCGAGAACGCCCTTGATCAGATGCTTTTAAGACCCAGCCCCGAATGTGCCCGTTACCAAACACCGATCAAAGGGTTGTATCTATGCGGCAGCGGCAGCCATCCCGGCGGGGGCATTACCGGCGGACCGGGCGTTTTGGCCGCTTCAGTGATCGCACAAGCCTGA
- a CDS encoding NAD(P)/FAD-dependent oxidoreductase: protein MPQVTQIAVPFKSDIPTASYDAIVVGGGHNGLVCAAYLAKAGKTVLVLENRHILGGAAASDEIFPGFTFSVYSYVVSLFRPHIVRELDLTRHGYQVIPLECTFTPFPDGESMTRCGDPEATRREIARFSRKDAEVAPRFSLAMTQMASFIKHLIDEPAADLTTLRIGELTKLLGLGRRFKALGDGDKYVFTKLMTMSAVEFLKLWFESDRLIGPMSVSGIIGTFLGVRSPGTAYVLLHHYMGEIDGAFRSWGFSKGGTGGVSLACARAARSFGADIRTEAAVEKIILRAGKAAGVVVRGGHEIRSKTVISAADAHQTFFKLVGEKHLDADFVQQLKRFKYRGSSAKVNLAVDRLPNFSSKPGDGPHLRGDITIAPGVDYLEKAYDDAKYGNFSQRPFLDIVIPSLTDPTVAPAGKHVISIFVQYAPYHLKEGAAQWPSKREALGDTVVDTLAAYCPNLKDSILHRQVITPWDLEQEVGLTEGNIFQGELSLEQLGPFRPVSGWSRYQTPIDQLWMCGSCVHPGGGIMGAPGELAAKTLLKS, encoded by the coding sequence ATGCCTCAAGTCACCCAAATTGCAGTCCCGTTTAAATCTGACATCCCGACTGCCAGTTATGATGCTATTGTGGTCGGTGGCGGACATAACGGGCTCGTATGTGCGGCTTATCTGGCAAAAGCCGGTAAAACAGTACTCGTTCTGGAAAATAGGCATATTCTGGGAGGGGCCGCCGCCAGTGATGAGATCTTTCCGGGATTCACATTTTCAGTTTACTCTTACGTTGTCAGCCTCTTTCGTCCGCATATCGTGCGCGAACTCGACCTCACCCGGCACGGATACCAAGTCATCCCGCTGGAATGCACATTTACGCCCTTTCCCGACGGGGAATCGATGACCCGTTGCGGAGACCCTGAGGCCACCCGGCGCGAAATTGCACGCTTCAGCCGCAAAGATGCGGAAGTCGCACCTCGCTTTTCTTTGGCCATGACACAAATGGCCAGTTTTATAAAGCATTTGATTGACGAACCGGCTGCGGATCTGACCACATTGCGCATCGGTGAACTGACGAAATTGCTCGGGTTGGGACGACGCTTCAAGGCGCTCGGCGATGGTGATAAATATGTGTTTACCAAGCTGATGACCATGAGTGCGGTTGAGTTTTTGAAGCTGTGGTTTGAATCCGACCGCTTGATCGGTCCCATGTCGGTCAGCGGCATTATCGGAACCTTTTTGGGTGTAAGGTCTCCGGGCACCGCCTACGTGCTGCTGCACCATTACATGGGAGAAATTGATGGTGCTTTTCGTTCATGGGGGTTTTCCAAAGGGGGTACCGGTGGGGTCAGCCTGGCCTGTGCAAGGGCCGCCAGATCTTTTGGCGCTGACATTCGAACCGAAGCCGCCGTAGAAAAAATAATCTTACGGGCGGGAAAGGCTGCTGGAGTGGTGGTGCGGGGAGGTCATGAAATCAGGAGCAAGACCGTCATTTCCGCCGCCGATGCCCATCAAACGTTTTTTAAGCTGGTGGGCGAAAAGCACCTGGACGCTGATTTTGTGCAACAGCTTAAACGCTTCAAATACAGAGGCAGTTCGGCTAAAGTTAATTTGGCTGTGGACCGCCTGCCGAATTTCAGCAGCAAACCGGGCGACGGGCCGCATCTGCGGGGTGATATCACGATTGCACCGGGAGTCGATTACCTGGAAAAAGCCTATGATGATGCCAAATACGGCAATTTCTCGCAACGCCCCTTCCTGGACATCGTCATCCCATCGTTGACGGATCCAACCGTAGCGCCAGCGGGCAAACATGTGATCTCCATTTTTGTCCAATATGCACCTTACCATTTGAAAGAAGGCGCCGCACAATGGCCGTCAAAACGGGAAGCACTGGGAGATACAGTGGTTGACACGCTGGCCGCATACTGCCCCAATTTAAAAGACAGTATCCTGCACCGCCAGGTTATTACGCCCTGGGATTTGGAGCAGGAAGTGGGTCTGACCGAGGGCAATATTTTCCAGGGAGAATTGAGCTTGGAGCAACTGGGGCCTTTTCGGCCGGTTTCCGGCTGGTCACGCTACCAGACACCCATCGATCAGCTCTGGATGTGTGGTTCCTGTGTTCACCCGGGTGGCGGGATCATGGGCGCACCCGGGGAGCTGGCCGCCAAAACCTTGCTAAAGTCCTGA
- a CDS encoding aminomethyltransferase family protein translates to MPIPSPFHERTFELCTSYRWTDWAGYYAVSSYSWPNDSEYYSLRHAAAVIDISPLFKYEVSGPDAALFLSRIMTKNIEDIPIGRAVYCCWCDDFGKIIDDGTVFRLDPDRLRVHTAEPMLAWFEQFKRGLNVTVEDITTKIAALAIQGPTSRDILSQISDMDLAALAYYHIMATRIDKLPVLISRTGYTGDLGYEIWLDHAAALPLWDALMSAGQSYLLQPFGLNVLDIARIEAGLILNGIEFHNAAHCLVESQKSTPFELGLGWTVDLEREAFCGQAALKAESAAGPQLSLVGLELHWDEQEALYAKHGLPVQVHPGAWRSGVPVYDSDGNRQIGKATSGAWSPMIKKNLALASVESQYAKIGTELKIEYTVEYQRETVTAKVAPMPFYNPEHKKA, encoded by the coding sequence ATGCCAATACCCTCTCCCTTTCATGAACGCACGTTTGAATTGTGCACCAGCTACCGCTGGACCGATTGGGCCGGCTATTACGCTGTATCCTCCTATAGCTGGCCAAACGACAGCGAGTACTACAGTTTGCGGCATGCTGCCGCTGTTATCGATATTAGTCCGCTGTTCAAATACGAGGTTAGCGGACCGGATGCGGCTTTATTTTTGTCCCGCATCATGACCAAGAATATTGAAGACATCCCGATCGGTCGGGCGGTCTATTGCTGCTGGTGCGATGACTTTGGCAAAATCATCGATGATGGCACCGTCTTTCGATTGGACCCAGACCGTTTGCGGGTACACACTGCCGAGCCCATGCTCGCCTGGTTCGAACAGTTCAAACGTGGTCTGAATGTCACTGTCGAAGATATCACCACAAAAATTGCTGCATTGGCTATCCAGGGACCCACATCCCGCGATATTCTCAGCCAGATCAGCGATATGGATCTGGCAGCATTGGCCTATTACCATATCATGGCGACCCGAATCGACAAGCTGCCTGTGCTGATATCCCGTACCGGATATACCGGTGACCTGGGCTATGAGATCTGGCTGGATCATGCCGCCGCCCTGCCCCTCTGGGATGCGCTCATGTCCGCTGGCCAATCTTATTTGCTGCAACCCTTCGGTCTGAATGTTCTGGACATTGCCCGCATTGAAGCTGGCCTTATTTTAAACGGGATCGAATTTCACAATGCTGCCCATTGCCTGGTCGAATCACAAAAATCGACCCCTTTTGAGCTGGGTCTTGGCTGGACGGTAGACCTGGAGCGGGAGGCCTTTTGCGGTCAGGCGGCTTTGAAAGCCGAGTCTGCAGCAGGGCCTCAGCTGTCACTTGTCGGGCTGGAGCTGCACTGGGATGAACAGGAAGCCCTTTACGCCAAACATGGGCTGCCGGTACAGGTCCATCCCGGCGCCTGGCGCAGTGGCGTTCCGGTTTATGATAGTGACGGCAACCGACAAATCGGCAAAGCCACCAGTGGTGCCTGGTCACCAATGATCAAAAAAAACCTGGCGCTGGCATCGGTAGAATCCCAATACGCAAAGATCGGCACGGAGCTCAAAATTGAATATACCGTGGAATACCAGCGCGAAACCGTTACCGCAAAAGTGGCGCCCATGCCGTTTTATAACCCGGAACACAAAAAAGCCTGA
- a CDS encoding nucleoside phosphorylase produces MPGISQNEAIIFPKKGKRSPELGPLAVVAGTETDSSLLRKLLGFAADDYQKLFTSRLYVSNRSADGISLCGPLVGAPYAVMVLENLIAWGVEKIIFLGWCGSISQQVSIGDIVVATSAIIDEGTSKHYQPDENDQSFPSEWLTARLVADLNKAQIRFHSGPIWTTDAIYRETRRKVETYQRRHVLVVEMEISALFTVAAYRGADLGAVAVVSDELASFKWRPGFNTKEFKRGRQTVCEVIKNLCQKM; encoded by the coding sequence ATGCCTGGAATTAGCCAAAACGAGGCTATTATTTTTCCCAAAAAGGGAAAACGTTCTCCTGAGTTGGGACCATTGGCAGTGGTTGCCGGGACGGAAACCGATTCTTCCTTGCTGCGCAAATTATTGGGATTTGCTGCCGACGACTACCAAAAACTATTTACGAGTCGTTTATATGTTTCAAACAGATCGGCTGACGGAATATCCCTATGCGGTCCATTGGTTGGCGCACCCTACGCCGTAATGGTGCTTGAAAATTTGATCGCATGGGGCGTTGAGAAGATCATTTTTTTGGGCTGGTGCGGTTCAATATCGCAGCAGGTGAGCATTGGAGATATTGTTGTCGCGACCTCGGCCATTATTGATGAAGGTACATCCAAACACTATCAACCCGATGAGAATGACCAATCATTTCCTTCTGAATGGCTGACCGCCCGTCTTGTTGCTGATTTAAACAAGGCGCAAATCAGGTTCCACAGTGGGCCGATCTGGACAACAGATGCGATCTACCGTGAAACGCGGCGCAAAGTGGAAACGTATCAGCGCCGCCATGTGCTGGTAGTTGAGATGGAAATTTCGGCCCTGTTCACTGTGGCCGCCTATCGGGGTGCTGATCTGGGTGCTGTAGCAGTTGTTTCGGATGAATTGGCTTCGTTTAAATGGCGTCCCGGTTTCAACACAAAAGAATTCAAACGCGGTCGACAGACGGTCTGCGAGGTGATTAAAAACTTATGTCAGAAGATGTAA
- the ligA gene encoding NAD-dependent DNA ligase LigA — protein sequence MSEDVSPQIIAKIQDLRAALHRHNYRYYVLDDPEISDAEYDRLLQELIRLEEKYPQLKRPDSPTVRVGAPPLDKFDSVAHSIPMLSLDNGFNDDDILEFDKRVSRNLGDTDNIIYTAEPKMDGVAVELIYENGKLVTAATRGDGQTGEMITANVKTIQTVPLVMQTHPSTPVPSRCEIRGEVFIGLDAFKQLNQERVQQEQPPFANPRNAAAGSLRQLDSKITATRPLEVFFYGVGVVEDTVFETHKALLETLKQWGFRINPLIRSGLTIDAVLNYFQELSEKRHQLAYDIDGVVVKVDRIDLQEQLGTTSRSPRWAIAYKFKAIQETTTIEAIDVQVGRTGVLTPVAHLKPVNVGGVRVSRATLHNQDEVEKKDVRIGDHVLVQRAGDVIPEIVKVMASKRDGSETIFKMPRVCPVCDSKVIRIEGEAATRCINSSCSAQVKERIKHFAAKGAFDIDGLGAKLVEQLVDKELLSSYADIFKLDQAVLSDLERMGAKSAANLKNAIEKAKSIPFSRFLFALGIRHVGEHVAALLADHFIDLEALMGCSREELEAVAGIGPTVAESIVRFFEQKHNRRIIDQMLASGIKLEVTGPQKTGKLNGQVFVLTGKLENFTRSQAKALIEAAGGKVSGSVSGNTNYVVGGDAPGSKLTKARELGVTVIDETEFKDLLG from the coding sequence ATGTCAGAAGATGTAAGCCCTCAAATCATAGCGAAAATTCAGGATCTCAGGGCGGCTCTGCACCGACATAACTATCGGTATTATGTGCTGGATGATCCCGAGATTTCGGACGCCGAGTATGATCGTTTATTGCAGGAATTAATACGGCTGGAAGAAAAATACCCCCAGTTGAAGCGCCCGGATTCTCCAACAGTGCGTGTCGGAGCACCACCGCTGGATAAATTTGATTCGGTGGCTCACAGTATTCCAATGCTGAGTCTGGACAATGGTTTCAATGACGATGATATCCTGGAATTTGACAAGAGGGTTAGCAGAAACCTGGGTGATACGGATAACATCATCTATACGGCGGAACCGAAAATGGATGGAGTTGCCGTTGAACTTATATATGAAAACGGAAAACTGGTCACCGCTGCCACTCGAGGAGACGGCCAGACAGGCGAGATGATCACGGCCAATGTCAAAACGATACAGACCGTACCACTGGTGATGCAGACACATCCATCAACTCCCGTTCCGTCGCGGTGTGAAATCAGGGGAGAAGTATTCATCGGCTTGGATGCCTTTAAACAGCTAAACCAGGAACGCGTTCAACAGGAACAGCCGCCGTTTGCCAATCCCAGAAATGCGGCGGCGGGATCTTTGCGGCAATTGGATTCTAAAATTACGGCAACCCGTCCGCTGGAGGTATTTTTCTATGGGGTCGGGGTTGTTGAAGATACGGTCTTTGAAACACACAAGGCACTTCTGGAGACCTTGAAGCAATGGGGATTCAGAATCAATCCGCTTATTCGTTCCGGCCTCACCATTGATGCGGTCTTAAATTATTTTCAGGAGCTAAGTGAGAAACGGCATCAGCTTGCGTACGACATCGATGGCGTTGTGGTCAAAGTCGACCGTATTGACCTCCAGGAACAATTGGGGACGACCTCACGAAGCCCGCGATGGGCCATTGCTTATAAATTCAAAGCCATTCAGGAGACAACAACCATCGAAGCGATCGATGTCCAAGTTGGCCGAACCGGTGTGCTCACACCCGTTGCCCATTTAAAGCCGGTCAATGTCGGTGGGGTCCGGGTCAGTCGGGCGACCCTGCATAATCAAGATGAAGTCGAAAAAAAAGACGTGCGCATCGGCGATCATGTACTGGTGCAAAGAGCCGGAGATGTTATTCCGGAGATTGTTAAAGTAATGGCATCAAAGCGTGATGGGAGCGAGACCATATTTAAGATGCCCCGGGTGTGCCCGGTCTGCGATTCGAAGGTAATTCGCATCGAAGGCGAGGCGGCCACGCGCTGTATTAACTCAAGTTGCTCTGCCCAGGTAAAAGAACGGATCAAACATTTCGCTGCCAAGGGTGCCTTTGATATTGACGGCCTGGGTGCTAAACTCGTTGAACAGCTCGTTGATAAAGAACTGTTGTCGTCGTATGCAGATATATTTAAACTGGATCAAGCCGTGCTGAGTGATTTGGAGCGAATGGGGGCTAAATCCGCCGCGAATCTTAAAAATGCCATTGAAAAGGCCAAATCGATTCCCTTTAGCCGTTTTCTTTTTGCCCTGGGGATACGGCACGTCGGTGAACATGTGGCAGCCTTATTGGCGGACCATTTTATCGATCTGGAAGCATTAATGGGGTGTTCGCGAGAAGAACTGGAAGCCGTCGCCGGTATCGGTCCAACTGTGGCCGAAAGTATCGTCAGGTTTTTTGAGCAGAAGCATAATCGGCGGATTATCGATCAGATGTTGGCCAGCGGGATAAAATTGGAGGTAACAGGTCCCCAAAAAACCGGTAAGCTCAACGGCCAGGTATTCGTGCTAACCGGCAAGCTTGAGAATTTTACGCGTTCCCAGGCCAAAGCGTTGATCGAGGCCGCCGGCGGCAAAGTCAGCGGATCTGTATCCGGCAATACGAACTATGTCGTCGGAGGGGATGCCCCAGGGTCAAAACTCACCAAAGCCAGGGAACTGGGCGTCACTGTAATTGATGAGACAGAATTTAAAGATTTATTGGGATAA
- a CDS encoding acylphosphatase: protein MEKQVRAHVIISGRVQGVFFRVETQRAAEQFGALGWVRNRPDGTVEAVFEGQQPDVDAVLQWCQEGPNLAVVENVDLEWQDYTGEFKRFDITY from the coding sequence ATGGAAAAACAGGTGCGTGCGCATGTGATTATATCCGGACGCGTGCAGGGCGTATTTTTCCGGGTCGAAACCCAGCGTGCTGCCGAACAATTTGGCGCCCTGGGTTGGGTTCGAAACAGACCCGACGGCACGGTTGAAGCTGTGTTCGAAGGCCAACAGCCGGATGTGGATGCTGTTCTCCAATGGTGCCAGGAAGGCCCTAATCTGGCAGTGGTTGAAAATGTAGACTTAGAGTGGCAGGATTATACCGGAGAGTTTAAACGCTTTGACATCACCTATTAA
- a CDS encoding HU family DNA-binding protein: MTKAELVEKAAKDAKISKVAAAAALNSFMDGVTKALKKKNGKVTLVGFGTFQKVRRKARKGRNPQTGAPIKIKATNVVKFRPGKKLRDAV; the protein is encoded by the coding sequence ATGACAAAGGCAGAACTTGTAGAAAAAGCGGCTAAAGATGCAAAAATTTCAAAGGTTGCAGCAGCAGCCGCGCTTAACTCGTTTATGGACGGTGTAACCAAAGCACTGAAGAAGAAGAACGGCAAAGTGACCCTGGTCGGTTTCGGCACTTTTCAGAAAGTCCGCCGTAAAGCCCGTAAGGGACGCAATCCGCAAACCGGCGCGCCGATTAAAATTAAGGCCACCAACGTCGTCAAATTTCGACCCGGCAAAAAACTCAGAGACGCCGTTTAA
- the ftsY gene encoding signal recognition particle-docking protein FtsY, whose translation MIFGKSKKNTTDSENAPPQPSESGPEDQDLQTEDEPSVGYFQRLKQRLSKTRKTFSGGFDRIFSQKQKIDDDLLEELEELLITSDIGVQTALTLVEKIAASKISDTAEIKTLLKTEIFSILAPQAPDNKKPSAQPQVIMVVGVNGTGKTTTIGKLAAHANRAGKKVLIGAADTFRAAAIDQLIIWADRAKADIVKHKEMADPAAVAFDAVEAAKARGADLVLIDTAGRLHTKVNLMEELKKIKRAISKTIPDAPHEVLLVLDATTGQNAISQAELFNDALGVTGLALTKLDGTAKGGIVISICNTLKIPLKYIGIGEQVNDLQEFDAAKFVDALI comes from the coding sequence ATGATTTTTGGTAAATCCAAGAAAAATACAACCGATAGCGAAAATGCTCCCCCGCAGCCATCTGAAAGTGGGCCTGAGGACCAAGATCTGCAAACCGAAGACGAGCCTTCGGTTGGTTATTTTCAGCGCTTAAAGCAGCGACTATCGAAGACGCGCAAGACGTTCTCCGGTGGTTTTGATAGAATTTTTTCGCAGAAACAAAAGATCGATGACGATCTATTGGAAGAGCTTGAGGAATTGTTAATTACATCAGATATCGGGGTTCAAACAGCGCTGACGCTCGTGGAAAAGATCGCGGCGTCAAAAATATCCGATACAGCTGAAATTAAAACCTTGCTCAAGACTGAAATTTTTTCAATTCTTGCACCCCAGGCACCCGACAACAAAAAGCCTTCGGCGCAGCCCCAAGTCATCATGGTGGTGGGTGTAAATGGGACCGGGAAAACCACCACAATTGGAAAACTGGCGGCCCACGCGAACCGCGCTGGAAAAAAGGTACTGATTGGCGCAGCGGACACCTTCAGAGCGGCGGCAATCGATCAACTCATCATCTGGGCTGATCGCGCCAAGGCGGATATTGTCAAGCATAAAGAAATGGCTGATCCGGCAGCGGTTGCATTTGATGCTGTCGAGGCGGCAAAGGCCCGTGGTGCCGATCTGGTTCTGATTGACACAGCCGGTCGATTGCATACCAAAGTCAATTTAATGGAAGAATTAAAAAAAATAAAAAGGGCGATATCAAAAACCATCCCGGATGCGCCCCATGAAGTGTTGCTGGTTTTAGATGCCACCACCGGTCAAAATGCGATATCACAGGCCGAATTATTTAATGACGCCCTTGGCGTTACGGGTTTGGCACTGACCAAGCTTGACGGCACGGCCAAGGGTGGCATTGTCATCAGCATATGTAATACCCTGAAAATACCTTTAAAATATATCGGCATCGGTGAGCAGGTGAATGATTTGCAGGAATTTGATGCTGCTAAATTTGTCGATGCCCTGATCTAA